The Vitis riparia cultivar Riparia Gloire de Montpellier isolate 1030 chromosome 3, EGFV_Vit.rip_1.0, whole genome shotgun sequence genome includes a region encoding these proteins:
- the LOC117909944 gene encoding probable 2-oxoglutarate-dependent dioxygenase At5g05600: protein MGEVDPAFIQDTQHRPELAVIEAAGIPLIDLSSANASNHVSQIADACKNWGFFQVINHGVPSESRWKIEDAARKFFALPLEEKRKVSRDEVNPLGYFDTEHTKNVRDWKEVFDFVVPTPAFLPASPDPDDKELKELTNQWPQYPPELREVCEEYAREMEKLAFKLLGLISLSLGLPENRFNLLFEESTNFIRLNHYPPCPIPHLALGVGRHKDSRALTILAQDDVGGLEVKRKTNGEWVRVKPTPDAYIINVGDIIQVWSNDTYESVEHRVTVNSQSERFSIPVFFSPGHHVWVKPLEELTKGEKPKYRAYNWGKFFAARRRSNFKKLDVENLQISHFKVSE, encoded by the exons ATGGGAGAGGTCGATCCAGCCTTCATCCAAGACACCCAACACAGGCCTGAGCTCGCTGTTATCGAAGCTGCAGGCATCCCCCTCATTGATCTCTCTTCCGCCAATGCTTCCAACCATGTTTCTCAAATAGCTGATGCATGCAAGAACTGGGGCTTTTTTCAAGTCATCAACCATGGGGTGCCCTCGGAGTCTCGCTGGAAAATTGAGGATGCCGCGAGGAAGTTCTTCGCTCTGCCATTGGAGGAGAAGAGGAAGGTGAGTAGAGATGAGGTGAATCCTTTGGGGTACTTTGATACTGAGCATACCAAGAACGTTAGGGACTGGAAGGAAGTCTTTGATTTCGTGGTGCCTACCCCCGCCTTCCTCCCTGCTTCGCCTGATCCTGACGACAAGGAGCTCAAAGAGCTGACCAATCAGTGGCCTCAGTACCCTCCTGAATTAAG GGAGGTATGTGAAGAATATGCTAGAGAAATGGAAAAACTAGCTTTCAAGCTGTTAGGACTCATCTCACTAAGCTTAGGTTTGCCAGAAAACAGATTCAATCTTCTCTTTGAAGAATCAACGAACTTCATCCGCCTCAATCACTACCCACCTTGCCCCATCCCTCACCTAGCTTTGGGCGTTGGTCGCCACAAGGATTCCAGAGCCTTAACCATCCTTGCCCAGGATGATGTTGGAGGGTTGGAAGTAAAGCGAAAAACCAATGGAGAATGGGTTCGAGTTAAGCCCACCCCAGATGCTTATATCATCAATGTTGGGGATATAATTCAG GTCTGGAGCAACGATACTTATGAAAGTGTCGAGCACAGGGTGACGGTGAATTCACAGAGTGAAAGGTTCTCAATTCCGGTCTTTTTCAGTCCCGGGCACCATGTTTGGGTGAAGCCCTTGGAGGAGCTGACGAAGGGAGAAAAGCCAAAGTACAGAGCATACAACTGGGGAAAGTTCTTTGCTGCGAGAAGGCGCAGTAATTTCAAGAAGCTTGATGTGGAAAACCTCCAAATTTCTCATTTCAAGGTATCAGAGTAA
- the LOC117911440 gene encoding uncharacterized protein LOC117911440 isoform X1, translating into MEQSAKLPEEKKEAEEPLPQQQQQSGGGWGGWGFSPLSYLSDLQKAAAVAAEEISRNAVEAAKTAAKSITDAQNMDEDSESSKDEEEVDESATEDKNDHEDDKLRKSALDKLEKASEDSFLGQGLKVLDNSVENLASGAWQALGSAWKGSSNFVQKLENSAVNLAESIHQGGLPAAGSVAPSLIETGKAFTAKGMQVLELVGKETMDLLITETGIEIEKSPNEVEEKAGEDQLFEEVTFDRCFYIYGGPEQLEELEALSNHYALLFNRRKGKLPSEQKSVYDGKLKHVQQILSLSTEIDGSGAESDKGKKVEAGGEGHGDEMKILHDSSVSKAADMAAGFTSALAGLTANDIIQRTAGRLDSLHSEGVHRLSEMCCFAVSQLLLLGKSIISNANKVEEDADEDMMNIEWPEDSVEKAKIIRTKAQSMTGNVEAVSNSFITGISDVTEAYLAAIKGATADSHEVLPQTSIHDKANLFSEHLRADQTTAVNKIQDGLQYLSFVVVSTTMPAA; encoded by the exons ATGGAGCAATCCGCAAAGTTGCCGGAGGAGAAGAAAGAGGCGGAAGAGCCACTACCGCAACAGCAACAACAAAGCGGCGGCGGATGGGGCGGTTGGGGCTTCTCTCCTCTCTCATATCTTTCCGATCTCCAAAAGGCCGCCGCTGTGGCCGCCGAAGAGATCTCTCGCAAT GCTGTTGAAGCTGCTAAGACTGCAGCAAAGAGCATCACAGATGCACAAAACATGGATGAGGACTCAGAATCTTCTAAGGATGAGGAAGAAGTGGATGAATCTGCGACTGAAGATAAAAATGATCATGAAGATGACAAGCTACGGAAGTCTGCTCTGGATAAACTGGAGAAAGCTAGTGAAGATTCATTCCTTGGCCAG GGTTTGAAGGTTCTTGATAACTCTGTGGAGAATTTGGCTTCAGGAGCATGGCAAGCATTAGGAAGTGCATGGAAAGGGAGTTCCAATTTCGTTCAGAa GCTCGAGAATTCTGCTGTGAACCTTGCTGAATCTATTCACCAAGGTGGTCTTCCTGCAGCTGGTTCTGTTGCACCATCCTTAATAGAG ACTGGAAAAGCTTTTACTGCAAAGGGAATGCAAGTGCTGGAGCTTGTTGGTAAGGAGACCATGGACTTACTGATCACAGAGACTGGTATTGAAATTGAGAAGAGTCCTAATGAAGTGGAAGAAAAAGCTGGAGAGGATCAATTATTTGAGGAAGTGACATTTGATCGATGCTTCTACATCTACGGGGGACCAGAGCAATTGGAG GAATTGGAGGCATTGTCTAATCATTATGCATTATTATTTAAccgaagaaaaggaaaattaccATCTGAGCAAAAGTCTGTTTATGATGGAAAGCTTAAACATGTCCAGCAAATTCTCAGTTTAAGTACTGAAATTGATGGAAGTGGTGCAGAGTCAgacaaaggaaagaaagtagAAGCTGGGGGGGAAGGACATGGTgatgagatgaaaattttaCATGATTCAAGTGTCAGCAAGGCTGCAGATATGGCTGCTgg GTTCACGAGTGCCTTGGCAGGACTCACTGCAAATGATATAATTCAAAGGACTGCTggcagactagattctcttcACTCAGAGGGGGTTCAT AGGCTCTCGGAAATGTGCTGTTTTGCGGTTTCTCAACTTCTGTTGCTTGGGAAATCCATCATATCTAATGCCAACAAAGTTGAGGAAGATGCTGATGAGGATATGATGAATATTGAATGGCCTGAGGATTCCGTTGAAAAAGCTAAGATAATCAGAACAAAGGCACAATCGATGACAGGAAATGTTGAAGCAGTTTCCAACAGTTTCATTACAG GTATCTCCGATGTAACTGAAGCTTATCTAGCGGCAATAAAGGGGGCCACTGCAGATTCCCATGAGGTTCTTCCACAGACATCCATCCACGACAAAGCCAATCTCTTCTCTGAACATCTGCGTGCCGATCAGACCACTGCGGTGAACAAAATTCAGGATGGGCTCCAATACTTGTCTTTCGTAGTCGTCTCTACTACAATGCCTGCTGCTTGA
- the LOC117911440 gene encoding uncharacterized protein LOC117911440 isoform X2: MDEDSESSKDEEEVDESATEDKNDHEDDKLRKSALDKLEKASEDSFLGQGLKVLDNSVENLASGAWQALGSAWKGSSNFVQKLENSAVNLAESIHQGGLPAAGSVAPSLIETGKAFTAKGMQVLELVGKETMDLLITETGIEIEKSPNEVEEKAGEDQLFEEVTFDRCFYIYGGPEQLEELEALSNHYALLFNRRKGKLPSEQKSVYDGKLKHVQQILSLSTEIDGSGAESDKGKKVEAGGEGHGDEMKILHDSSVSKAADMAAGFTSALAGLTANDIIQRTAGRLDSLHSEGVHRLSEMCCFAVSQLLLLGKSIISNANKVEEDADEDMMNIEWPEDSVEKAKIIRTKAQSMTGNVEAVSNSFITGISDVTEAYLAAIKGATADSHEVLPQTSIHDKANLFSEHLRADQTTAVNKIQDGLQYLSFVVVSTTMPAA; this comes from the exons ATGGATGAGGACTCAGAATCTTCTAAGGATGAGGAAGAAGTGGATGAATCTGCGACTGAAGATAAAAATGATCATGAAGATGACAAGCTACGGAAGTCTGCTCTGGATAAACTGGAGAAAGCTAGTGAAGATTCATTCCTTGGCCAG GGTTTGAAGGTTCTTGATAACTCTGTGGAGAATTTGGCTTCAGGAGCATGGCAAGCATTAGGAAGTGCATGGAAAGGGAGTTCCAATTTCGTTCAGAa GCTCGAGAATTCTGCTGTGAACCTTGCTGAATCTATTCACCAAGGTGGTCTTCCTGCAGCTGGTTCTGTTGCACCATCCTTAATAGAG ACTGGAAAAGCTTTTACTGCAAAGGGAATGCAAGTGCTGGAGCTTGTTGGTAAGGAGACCATGGACTTACTGATCACAGAGACTGGTATTGAAATTGAGAAGAGTCCTAATGAAGTGGAAGAAAAAGCTGGAGAGGATCAATTATTTGAGGAAGTGACATTTGATCGATGCTTCTACATCTACGGGGGACCAGAGCAATTGGAG GAATTGGAGGCATTGTCTAATCATTATGCATTATTATTTAAccgaagaaaaggaaaattaccATCTGAGCAAAAGTCTGTTTATGATGGAAAGCTTAAACATGTCCAGCAAATTCTCAGTTTAAGTACTGAAATTGATGGAAGTGGTGCAGAGTCAgacaaaggaaagaaagtagAAGCTGGGGGGGAAGGACATGGTgatgagatgaaaattttaCATGATTCAAGTGTCAGCAAGGCTGCAGATATGGCTGCTgg GTTCACGAGTGCCTTGGCAGGACTCACTGCAAATGATATAATTCAAAGGACTGCTggcagactagattctcttcACTCAGAGGGGGTTCAT AGGCTCTCGGAAATGTGCTGTTTTGCGGTTTCTCAACTTCTGTTGCTTGGGAAATCCATCATATCTAATGCCAACAAAGTTGAGGAAGATGCTGATGAGGATATGATGAATATTGAATGGCCTGAGGATTCCGTTGAAAAAGCTAAGATAATCAGAACAAAGGCACAATCGATGACAGGAAATGTTGAAGCAGTTTCCAACAGTTTCATTACAG GTATCTCCGATGTAACTGAAGCTTATCTAGCGGCAATAAAGGGGGCCACTGCAGATTCCCATGAGGTTCTTCCACAGACATCCATCCACGACAAAGCCAATCTCTTCTCTGAACATCTGCGTGCCGATCAGACCACTGCGGTGAACAAAATTCAGGATGGGCTCCAATACTTGTCTTTCGTAGTCGTCTCTACTACAATGCCTGCTGCTTGA
- the LOC117909461 gene encoding flavonol synthase/flavanone 3-hydroxylase-like: MGEIDPAFIQSIEHRPKLTVTDPGEIPVIDLSALDSGAVDLLVADIGKACEEWGFFKVINHGVPLEVVRRIEAAMKEFFDQSIDEKRKVKRDEAKPMGYHDSEHTKNVRDWKEVLDIAVEDPLVISASPDPQDQELTKYYNQWPEYPPEFRKILKEYAGEIEKLAFKLLELISLSLGLARDRLIEFFQGQTSFIRLNHYPPCPWPELALGVGRHKDAGALTVLFQDGVGGLEVRRKADGEWVGVKPIPNAYIINVGDIIQVWSNDKYESVEHRVVANSEKERFSIPFFFFPAHHVNVKPLEELTNEENPPKFKEYNWGKFMATRNRSDFKKQAVENIQIHHFRVSEH; encoded by the exons ATGGGAGAGATTGATCCAGCCTTCATCCAATCCATTGAACACAGGCCAAAGCTCACTGTCACCGATCCCGGAGAAATCCCGGTCATCGATCTCTCGGCGTTGGACTCGGGCGCCGTGGATCTCCTAGTCGCTGATATTGGCAAAGCATGCGAGGAGTGGGGGTTCTTTAAAGTGATCAACCATGGAGTGCCACTGGAAGTCGTTCGGAGAATTGAGGCTGCGATGAAGGAGTTTTTCGATCAGAGTATCGATGAGAAGAGGAAGGTGAAGAGGGATGAGGCGAAGCCTATGGGCTATCATGATTCAGAGCATACCAAAAATGTTAGGGATTGGAAAGAAGTGTTGGATATTGCTGTGGAAGATCCCCTGGTGATCTCAGCCTCTCCAGACCCTCAAGATCAGGAATTGACCAAGTATTACAACCAGTGGCCTGAGTACCCTCCAGAATTTAG gaaaattttgaaggaatatgctggagaaatagaaaaattagcTTTCAAGCTCTTGGAACTCATCTCCTTAAGCTTAGGCTTGGCCAGGGACCGGTTGATTGAATTCTTCCAAGGGCAAACCAGCTTTATCCGACTCAATCACTATCCGCCGTGCCCGTGGCCGGAGCTCGCTCTCGGTGTGGGTCGGCACAAGGACGCAGGAGCTTTAACCGTTCTCTTTCAAGATGGTGTCGGGGGATTGGAAGTGAGGCGAAAAGCCGATGGAGAATGGGTTGGAGTAAAACCTATTCCAAATGCTTATATCATTAATGTTGGTGATATTATTCAG GTATGGAGCAATGATAAATATGAGAGCGTGGAGCACAGGGTGGTGGCGAATAGTGAGAAGGAAAGGTTTTCGAttccattcttcttctttccGGCGCACCATGTGAATGTGAAGCCATTGGAGGAGTTGACCAATGAGGAAAACCCCCCTAAATTTAAAGAGTACAATTGGGGAAAGTTCATGGCAACTAGAAACAGGAGTGATTTCAAGAAGCAAGCTGTTGAAAACATCCAAATTCATCATTTCAGAGTTTCCGAACATTAA
- the LOC117911523 gene encoding salicylic acid-binding protein 2-like: MASEGRQANPVKHYVLVHGSCHGAWSWYKIVALLKSSGHKVTALDLAASGINPKQVGDLRSISEYFQPLRDFMESLPADERVVLVGHSLGGLAISQAMEKFPEKVSVAVFVTASMPGPTLNISTLNQESLRRQGPLLDSQFTYDNGPNNPPTTFTFGPLFSSLNVYQLSPTEDLALGTMLMRPVRLFSEEDMSNELMLSKKYGSVKRVFIISEEDKLAKKDFQLWMIEKNPPDAVKEIKGSDHMVMMSKPKELWVHLQAIAEKYS, encoded by the exons ATGGCATCAGAGGGGAGACAGGCTAATCCCGTCAAGCACTATGTTCTAGTTCATGGGTCTTGCCATGGTGCCTGGTCTTGGTACAAGATTGTGGCACTACTAAAATCATCTGGCCACAAAGTCACTGCTCTGGACTTGGCTGCTTCTGGAATTAACCCAAAACAAGTGGGTGATCTGCGATCTATTTCTGAGTATTTCCAGCCACTGAGGGACTTCATGGAGTCACTCCCTGCAGATGAGAGGGTGGTTCTCGTTGGACACAGCTTGGGTGGGTTAGCCATTTCTCAGGCCATGGAGAAGTTCCCAGAAAAGGTTTCTGTAGCTGTTTTTGTTACTGCCTCAATGCCTGGTCCCACTCTCAACATTTCCACTCTCAATCAAGAG TCACTCAGGAGACAAGGTCCTCTACTAGACAGCCAGTTCACATATGATAATGGCCCCAACAATCCTCCCACCACTTTCACCTTTGGCCCCTTGTTCTCATCACTGAATGTGTATCAGTTGAGCCCAACTGAG GACTTGGCACTAGGGACTATGTTGATGAGACCCGTACGCTTGTTCAGTGAAGAAGACATGTCAAATGAACTCATGTTGTCGAAGAAATATGGCTCGGTTAAACGTGTCTTTATTATTTCTGAGGAAGACAAGCTGGCGAAAAAGGATTTTCAACTCTGGATGATTGAAAAAAACCCGCCTGATGCTGTTAAAGAGATTAAAGGATCTGATCACATGGTCATGATGTCTAAGCCAAAAGAGCTTTGGGTTCACCTGCAGGCAATTGCTGAGAAGTATTCTTGA
- the LOC117911780 gene encoding dof zinc finger protein DOF1.6-like, protein MQSEPGNHQRPTGPPPPPENHHHLQCPRCNSTNTKFCYYNNYNLSQPRHFCKSCRRYWTHGGALRDIPARDNAPKRSRSRSSPVTPPLASYPPQRVPPDLNVGASGSFTGLLNSHGSEFSGLEYGLGSGLHEVGDGGAWQIGIGEEVELVEGNGFTWPDLHVSAPGRILKE, encoded by the coding sequence ATGCAGTCAGAACCCGGCAACCACCAGCGGCCCACTGGCCCTCCACCTCCTCCGGAgaaccaccaccacctccaatGCCCGCGCTGCAATTCCACCAACACCAAGTTCTGCTACTACAACAACTATAACCTCTCCCAGCCCCGCCACTTCTGCAAATCATGCCGCCGTTACTGGACTCACGGTGGCGCCCTCCGCGACATCCCAGCCCGCGACAACGCCCCCAAGCGCTCCCGCTCCCGCTCCTCTCCGGTGACCCCGCCCCTGGCCTCTTATCCCCCGCAGCGCGTGCCTCCCGACCTTAATGTCGGCGCGTCTGGGAGTTTCACCGGGTTGCTGAACTCGCATGGATCCGAATTCTCGGGTCTGGAATACGGTCTCGGATCAGGTCTTCACGAGGTTGGTGATGGTGGAGCGTGGCAGATTGGGATTGGTGAAGAAGTTGAGCTAGTGGAGGGCAATGGCTTTACTTGGCCGGATCTTCATGTTTCAGCTCCCGGAAGAATTCTGAAGGAATAA